The Siniperca chuatsi isolate FFG_IHB_CAS linkage group LG2, ASM2008510v1, whole genome shotgun sequence genome window below encodes:
- the fkbp5 gene encoding peptidyl-prolyl cis-trans isomerase FKBP5 — protein MTTDQDLPMDGQSATAVFAGKGIDVTPDKDHGVIKVVMRQGLDGDRPMIGDRVTVHYTGKLLTGKKFDCSRDRKEPFCFNVGKGQVLKAWDIGVLSMQRGEVCTFLCKPEYAYGAAGNPDKIPPSSSVVFEMELLKFEGEMLTEDGGIIRRIKVKGDGYNNPNDGASVDVHLEGSCGGRLFDCRDVSFIVGEAEDKGVPHGVDQAMDKMQKGECCVLYLKPKYGFGSEGKPEYKIGPDKDIIYEVTLKDFQRAKESWEMDLKEKLDLAPGVKHKGNQYFKTGRYYPAVTQYQRIVVWLEMECGSGVEQQKRIQDFILTSHLNLALCFLRIKEFSQVVENCNKAIEIDESNEKALYRRGVARLLRNEFSLAMADFQQVLQVNPSNRAARAQISTCQRKIKEHHEQDKRTYANMFQKFAERDATTGKTKKRRDESASSGMNGEVGIKRQRRSRDCPL, from the exons ATGACCACTGATCAGGATCTGCCTATGGATGGCCAGTCTGCCACAGCCGTGTTTGCTGGAAAGGGTATTGATGTAACACCTGATAAAGACCATGGCGTTATCAAG GTTGTAATGCGGCAGGGGCTGGATGGAGACCGGCCAATGATTGGGGACAGAGTGACTGTCCACTACACTGGGAAGCTGCTCACCGGGAAGAAGTTTGATTGCAGTCGAGATCGCAAAGAACCTTTCTGCTTCAATGTAGGCAAGG GACAAGTCCTCAAGGCTTGGGATATTGGTGTGTTGTCCATGCAGAGGGGTGAGGTGTGCACGTTTCTGTGTAAGCCAGAGTATGCTTATGGAGCTGCTGGAAATCCTGACAAAATTCCTCCCAGCTCTTCAGTAGTGTTTGAG ATGGAGCTACTCAAGTTTGAAGGAGAGATGCTTACAGAGGATGGTGGCATCATAAGAAGAATAAAGGTCAAAGGGGACGGTTACAATAATCCCAATGATGGAGCAAGTGTTGATG TGCACCTGGAGGGAAGTTGTGGTGGTCGACTGTTTGACTGCAGGGATGTCAGCTTTATTGTTGGTGAGGCTGAAGATAAAGGTGTTCCTCACGGAGTGGACCAAGCCATGGACAAGATGCAGAAAGGAGAATGCTGTGTACTTTACTTAAAACCAAA GTATGGCTTTGGAAGCGAAGGTAAACCAGAGTACAAAATTGGACCAGACAAAGACATCATATATGAAGTTACCCTCAAAGACTTTCAAAGG GCTAAAGAATCCTGGGAAATGgatttgaaagaaaaactgGATTTGGCTCCTGGAGTTAAGCATAAAGGAAATCAGTATTTTAAG ACAGGGCGGTACTACCCGGCAGTCACCCAGTACCAGCGCATCGTTGTCTGGCTAGAAATGGAGTGTGGTAGTGGGGTGGAGCAGCAGAAGAGGATACAAGACTTTATTTTGACATCACACCTCAATTTAGCGTTGTGTTTCCTGCGGATAAAAGAGTTCTCACAAGTAGTAGAGAACTGTAACAAG gcgATTGAGATCGACGAGAGCAATGAGAAGGCTTTGTATCGTCGCGGGGTGGCCCGTCTCCTTCGTAACGAGTTCAGCCTGGCCATGGCAGACTTTCAGCAAGTGCTACAAGTCAACCCTTCAAATCGAGCAGCTCGTGCTCAGATTTCCACCTGTCAGAGAAAGATTAAGGAACATCATGAACAGGACAAGAGGACCTACGCCAACATGTTCCAGAAATTTGCAGAACGGGATGCCACG ACTGGGAAGACGAAGAAGAGGCGGGATGAGAGTGCGAGCAGCGGCATGAATGGTGAAGTGGGCATTAAACGACAGCGGAGGAGTCGTGACTGTCCATTGTAA